A single region of the Cynocephalus volans isolate mCynVol1 chromosome 12, mCynVol1.pri, whole genome shotgun sequence genome encodes:
- the COPZ1 gene encoding coatomer subunit zeta-1 isoform X1, translating to MEALILEPSLYTVKAILILDNDGDRLFAKYYDDTYPSVKEQKAFEKNIFNKTHRTDSEIALLEGLTVVYKSSIDLYFYVIGSSYENELMLMAVLNCLFDSLSQMLRKNVEKRALLENMEGLFLAVDEIVDGGVILESDPQQVVHRVALRGEDVPLTEQTVSQVLQSAKEQIKWSLLR from the exons GAACCCTCCCTGTATACTGTCAAAGCCATCCTGATTCTGGACAATGATGGAGATCGACTTTTTGCCAAG TACTATGACGACACCTACCCCAGTGTCAAGGAGCAAAAGGCCTttgaaaagaacattttcaaCAAGACCCATCGGACTGACA GTGAAATTGCCCTCTTGGAAGGCCTGACAGTGGTTTACAAAAGCAGCATTGATCTCTATTTCTATGTGATTGGCAGCTCCTATGAAAATGAG CTGATGCTTATGGCTGTTCTGAACTGCCTCTTCGACTCACTGAGCCAGATGCTGAG GAAAAATGTTGAAAAGCGAGCTCTGCTGGAGAACATGGAGGGGCTCTTCTTGGCTGTGGATGAAATTGTAGATGGAGG GGTGATCCTAGAGAGTGATCCCCAGCAAGTAGTACACCGGGTGGCATTGAGG GGTGAAGATGTCCCCCTTACAGAGCAGACCGTGTCTCAG GTGCTGCAGTCAGCTAAAGAACAGATCAAGTGGTCACTCCTTCGGTGA
- the COPZ1 gene encoding coatomer subunit zeta-1 isoform X2, whose protein sequence is MEALILYYDDTYPSVKEQKAFEKNIFNKTHRTDSEIALLEGLTVVYKSSIDLYFYVIGSSYENELMLMAVLNCLFDSLSQMLRKNVEKRALLENMEGLFLAVDEIVDGGVILESDPQQVVHRVALRGEDVPLTEQTVSQVLQSAKEQIKWSLLR, encoded by the exons TACTATGACGACACCTACCCCAGTGTCAAGGAGCAAAAGGCCTttgaaaagaacattttcaaCAAGACCCATCGGACTGACA GTGAAATTGCCCTCTTGGAAGGCCTGACAGTGGTTTACAAAAGCAGCATTGATCTCTATTTCTATGTGATTGGCAGCTCCTATGAAAATGAG CTGATGCTTATGGCTGTTCTGAACTGCCTCTTCGACTCACTGAGCCAGATGCTGAG GAAAAATGTTGAAAAGCGAGCTCTGCTGGAGAACATGGAGGGGCTCTTCTTGGCTGTGGATGAAATTGTAGATGGAGG GGTGATCCTAGAGAGTGATCCCCAGCAAGTAGTACACCGGGTGGCATTGAGG GGTGAAGATGTCCCCCTTACAGAGCAGACCGTGTCTCAG GTGCTGCAGTCAGCTAAAGAACAGATCAAGTGGTCACTCCTTCGGTGA